A region of Methanocorpusculum labreanum Z DNA encodes the following proteins:
- a CDS encoding Lrp/AsnC family transcriptional regulator, with protein MDQKDTIILKELQKNSRIPVSDLAVMLEVTESDVTKRITSLYQAGILRRCTAVIDYSAMGVDEVSVILSLKVTPEKGLGYDGIAEKLSRFPQVESIRLLTGSYDFQVTITGQSMAEISRFVAEQIASIDGIRETMTQIVMRTYKEQGVEMARPGSRDRQLITF; from the coding sequence ATGGATCAAAAAGACACCATAATCCTAAAGGAACTCCAGAAAAACAGCAGGATCCCTGTAAGTGATCTTGCTGTCATGCTGGAAGTGACCGAGAGCGATGTGACTAAAAGGATCACCAGCCTCTACCAGGCAGGTATCCTCCGCCGGTGTACGGCAGTCATCGACTACTCGGCAATGGGTGTCGATGAGGTCTCCGTTATTCTCTCACTGAAAGTCACCCCGGAAAAAGGTCTGGGGTATGATGGTATTGCCGAGAAACTTTCCCGCTTCCCGCAGGTCGAGAGTATCAGACTCCTTACGGGCAGCTATGATTTCCAGGTCACCATTACCGGACAGTCCATGGCAGAGATCTCCCGGTTCGTCGCCGAGCAGATCGCATCGATCGACGGCATCAGGGAAACGATGACCCAGATCGTTATGCGGACGTATAAGGAACAGGGTGTAGAGATGGCCCGTCCGGGAAGCCGCGACAGACAGCTTATTACGTTCTAA